The following coding sequences lie in one Apium graveolens cultivar Ventura chromosome 3, ASM990537v1, whole genome shotgun sequence genomic window:
- the LOC141713555 gene encoding protein CHUP1, chloroplastic, with product MEDTARTKIELMKPVLLKAGIPVAISVAGFVLARFTFGRKNSGLKDLANEFKLSSPPDLCNDQESCHDDPDIIEDERCLTNIHDMCSLETLQAQNMHELEEQIVCLKGRVQDLEGRELDLKYRFLHFLGLKDQEMELTELENHLSLEILKSEFLDRELLSMEAETKRFEAMVVDFLELARQLQIFILENKLLYKIIRRLLSKAKEMSHVIERKNKEIEAGEAEMSRNNEELSRRADRINVLENELVEMRRITEKQEEENIELVNKLNLAENSASLKTEERAALEGYNQLVNEFEQLQRDRAAEFKELVYLRWCNACLRHELIRRNQQGENVEAKKGHQVELCIEENGSEGGSESSVILDDHGISSLECTTPSRDQARPQAHSKRPKLVEKFKRWVEGSEKTKRKSEQKQHGEVVNCIGKHMGVSDSAEEIQVSARNSCSSSYQNSPNAMN from the exons ATGGAAGATACAGCAAGAACAAAGATAGAGCTTATGAAGCCGGTATTGCTCAAGGCTGGAATTCCCGTAGCTATTTCTGTGGCTGGTTTTGTTCTTGCTAGGTTCACCTTTGGTCGAAAAAATTCAGGTCTGAAGGACTTGGCAAATGAATTTAAGTTAAGTAGTCCTCCTGATTTGTGTAATGATCAAGAGAGCTGTCATGATGATCCTGACATTATTGAGGATGAGCGGTGTCTAACAAACATCCATGACATGTGTTCACTAGAAACTTTGCAGGCTCAGAATATGCACGAACTAGAGGAGCAGATTGTTTGCTTAAAAGGCAGAGTACAAGATCTTGAAGGTAGGGAATTAGACCTTAAATATCGGTTTCTTCATTTTCTTGGATTGAAAGATCAAGAGATGGAGCTTACAGAGCTTGAGAATCATTTATCATTAGAAATACTTAAATCCGAGTTTTTGGATAGGGAGCTATTATCAATGGAGGCAGAAACCAAgaggtttgaggccatggtagTAGACTTTTTAGAACTGGCAAGGCAGCTTCAGATTTTTATATTGGAAAATAAGTTGCTATATAAAATAATTCGAAGGCTGTTAAGTAAAGCAAAAGAAATGTCCCATGTCATTGAAAGAAAAAACAAGGAGATTGAAGCTGGAGAAGCAGAGATGTCGAGGAATAATGAAGAACTAAGTAGAAGAGCAGATAGGATCAATGTCTTGGAAAATGAACTTGTAGAAATGAGACGTATTACAGAGAAGCAGGAGGAGGAGAATATCGAACTTGTCAACAAGCTGAACTTGGCAGAGAATTCAGCTTCCTTAAAG ACTGAAGAGAGGGCCGCATTGGAAGGTTATAATCAATTAGTAAATGAGTTTGAGCAGCTGCAGAGGGACCGAGCAGCTGAATTTAAAGAGCTTGTATATCTAAGATGGTGTAACGCGTGCTTGAGGCACGAGCTAATTAGGAGGAACCAACAAGGAGAAAATGTGGAAGCAAAAAAAGGCCATCAAGTGGAGTTGTGCATTGAAGAAAACGGATCAGAGGGTGGATCAGAAAGTTCTGTTATCTTAGATGATCACGGAATATCAAGCTTAGAATGCACAACCCCTAGTCGTGATCAAGCTCGTCCTCAGGCACATTCCAAAAGGCCCAAGTTGGTAGAAAAGTTCAAAAGATGGGTGGAAGGAAGTGAGAAAACGAAGCGAAAATCAGAGCAAAAACAACACGGTGAAGTAGTCAACTGCATTGGGAAGCATATGGGGGTGTCTGATAGTGCTGAGGAAATACAAGTTAGTGCTAGAAATTCTTGTTCTAGTTCATATCAGAATAGCCCAAATGCTATGAACTGA
- the LOC141713556 gene encoding wall-associated receptor kinase-like 20 — protein MVIRPNEKSADNVYSLLFLVCLFFYSSAISTCPNCGSIEVPYPLSTSNNCGDPEYSLRCEPHTKKLYFDALNGSSYIVLKINASIQRMVLQPSSWLPGTCVTQDMPVSEGIWLNQTLPFNITSSNTIFLFNCSPRLLASPLNCTPSSICHKYLESSGHVDAKRAVECSNGPINPCCTFIAGGMPSAYKIRLHNSGCRAFRSILGLDSDKPASQWEEGLEIQWASPPEPVCKSQIDCSATSKCSPSGNTNVLRCQCNKDYYWNHVLATCIKKKKSSKVGQTLKISIAVVLFFVVAVVMAAVTMKKSGKFSNRAKLVKAREEILKLSSGCRSANMFSLKDIKKATNGFSKDKILGVGGFGEVYKGELRDGSIVAIKSAKVGNIKSTQQVLNEVAILSQVSHQNLVRLLGCCVEAEQPLMVYDYISNGTLHDHLHGKFSHNFLNWKSRLRIALQTAEALAYLHSAAYTPIYHRDVKSTNILLDGDFNAKVADFGLSRLASPGLSHVSTCAQGTLGYLDPEYYRNYQLTDKSDVYSYGVVLLEILTSQKAIDFSRNEDDVNLAIYASQRENKGAILEILDQRLLGEDHSVNLETSLKLFSDLAFSCLREKKGERPSMKNVVQQLECIIEMVTGPQFQD, from the coding sequence ATGGTTATCAGACCAAATGAGAAATCAGCTGACAATGTTTACTCCCTTTTGTTTCTTGTCTGCTTATTTTTCTATTCTTCTGCCATTAGCACCTGCCCAAACTGTGGCTCCATTGAAGTTCCATATCCTTTAAGCACAAGCAACAACTGCGGGGATCCAGAGTACTCTCTTCGCTGTGAACCACATACTAAGAAACTATATTTTGATGCTCTTAATGGAAGTTCTTATATAGTCCTCAAAATTAATGCTTCTATTCAAAGAATGGTGTTGCAACCATCCTCTTGGCTTCCTGGTACTTGTGTCACTCAAGACATGCCTGTTAGCGAGGGAATTTGGCTTAATCAAACTCTTCCGTTCAATATAACATCATCAAACACAATCTTTCTCTTTAACTGTTCTCCTCGCCTCTTGGCCTCTCCCCTTAACTGCACCCCTTCGAGTATATGTCATAAGTACCTTGAAAGCTCTGGACATGTTGATGCAAAACGTGCAGTCGAATGTTCAAATGGGCCTATTAATCCATGTTGCACCTTTATTGCAGGAGGCATGCCATCAGCTTACAAGATACGTCTGCATAATTCAGGTTGTAGAGCATTCAGAAGCATCCTTGGCTTGGATTCAGATAAACCTGCAAGCCAGTGGGAAGAGGGACTAGAAATCCAATGGGCCTCTCCACCCGAACCAGTTTGTAAATCTCAGATTGATTGTTCTGCCACTTCtaaatgttcaccttcgggtaATACTAATGTCTTGCGATGCCAATGTAACAAAGACTATTACTGGAATCATGTCCTTGCTACTTGCATAAAAAAGAAAAAATCTTCCAAAGTTGGTCAAACTTTAAAAATATCGATTGCAGTAGTGCTCTTTTTTGTGGTAGCTGTTGTGATGGCTGCAGTTACAATGAAAAAATCGGGCAAGTTCTCTAATCGCGCAAAGCTAGTTAAAGCTAGAGAAGAGATTTTGAAGTTGAGTAGTGGCTGCAGATCTGCAAATATGTTTAGCTTGAAAGACATTAAGAAAGCAACCAATGGGTTCTCAAAAGATAAAATTTTAGGTGTTGGTGGTTTTGGAGAAGTTTATAAAGGTGAGCTACGAGATGGGAGCATTGTGGCAATCAAATCAGCCAAAGTAGGGAACATAAAGAGTACCCAACAAGTACTCAATGAAGTAGCAATACTTTCTCAAGTCAGTCACCAGAATCTAGTCAGACTCTTGGGGTGTTGTGTTGAAGCTGAGCAGCCATTGATGGTCTACGATTACATTTCTAATGGCACTCTACATGATCATTTACATGGAAAATTCTCACATAACTTTCTGAACTGGAAGTCTAGGCTGAGAATTGCTTTACAAACAGCTGAAGCATTGGCCTACCTGCATTCTGCTGCTTACACTCCCATCTATCATAGAGATGTGAAGTCAACCAATATACTCCTAGATGGTGATTTTAATGCGAAAGTTGCTGATTTCGGTCTGTCAAGATTGGCAAGTCCAGGTTTGAGTCATGTGTCCACTTGTGCACAAGGTACATTAGGTTATCTGGATCCTGAGTATTACCGCAACTACCAGCTCACTGATAAAAGTGATGTCTATAGTTATGGGGTAGTTTTGCTCGAGATTCTTACTTCTCAGAAGGCCATAGACTTCTCAAGAAATGAAGATGATGTGAATCTTGCTATATACGCAAGTCAGAGAGAGAACAAGGGAGCCATTCTGGAGATTCTTGATCAACGTCTGCTCGGGGAAGATCATTCTGTCAATTTAGAGACTAGCCTAAAGCTCTTCTCTGATCTCGCGTTTTCTTGTTTAAGGGAGAAGAAAGGGGAGAGGCCGAGCATGAAAAATGTGGTTCAACAACTCGAATGCATTATTGAAATGGTAACTGGACCACAGTTCCAAGATTAG